The nucleotide sequence ATACCTTATTTTCCGCGAAAAGCATCCAGGTAAAGATTTCGGAAATCCCGGTAATATATTTGTGCGAAGTGGTGGAGAACGCAGATGGAAAGCATAATACAAATTAGAAAAGGGAATCGAGTGATAGAAGGTCATGTTACCTATGAAGAAGGGGACTTGATCGAAGCCTTATTTCCCAGCCCATTGGATGTCACGGTGGGGGATCAGATCCCTTGTCTATTGACGGCTGATTATGAAACGATTAATACGTTTGAAGCCGTAGTCGTGGCTAAAGACAAAAATCGCTTGTTTTTGTTCCACTCTCCAACAGCTACTGAGTTTCGGGAACAGCGCAGACGCTATCCCCGTTTCGACATGGAAGTTAAGGGGTGGATCCAGTATCCGACGCAGGAGCCAGACTCATTTTTTTCCGTTTATAGCCAAATGGTGTACTTGGTGAATTTGAGCCTGGGAGGCTTGGCATTCCGCTCAGACAAACAGATTCCTGCGGATCAGCAAATTGTCTTTTCTTTTGAATTGTATGGTCGCAATCGCCCGGATGGGGTAGTGAAAACTGACCTGGTTATCATTCATGAGCGAATAGAGGGTCCGAACTATTTTTACGGCTGTACGATCAAAGGAATCAATGCTCGTCATTTTCACAATCTGCGAAAGTACATTTTGCATCGGCAAATCGAGGAACGAAGACAAGTGAAAATCGAGTAGGTCTTTTTCGTGAATTGGTTCAATGGGGACCAATTT is from Brevibacillus brevis and encodes:
- a CDS encoding PilZ domain-containing protein, whose translation is MESIIQIRKGNRVIEGHVTYEEGDLIEALFPSPLDVTVGDQIPCLLTADYETINTFEAVVVAKDKNRLFLFHSPTATEFREQRRRYPRFDMEVKGWIQYPTQEPDSFFSVYSQMVYLVNLSLGGLAFRSDKQIPADQQIVFSFELYGRNRPDGVVKTDLVIIHERIEGPNYFYGCTIKGINARHFHNLRKYILHRQIEERRQVKIE